CTGGCTTATGTTATAGTCAATGTCAAACTCTACCGTGCTGTTCTGTTTCTGTTCCCTAGAACCCCTGTTTATACCTGGAGCATAATATGAACAAAATACGTTTTTTTCTATGCTTTGAGTGTAGCTCCAGATTATCCAATCACAGCAAAAGTCACAACTTACTTTCTGAGTGTTAAAGTTATTTAGTGAACACAAGTATAACTTGAGTGTGCAAGAAAATGGTGGCACCTTATAAGGTTAAAAAAGGTACTGAAATGCAGCCATTGTACACTTCCCACAACTTCCCTTAGAATCTGGACAGGAGGTGCTGGGGGAGGTGTGTTATGTTTACCTGTATTAGCACTCGTTTAGGTATCTTGCACCCCATTTGCTAAGCAAAATAGGCACCCCCACTTTTTGCCTGGGATCGGTCACGGTTTTGTGGGCAGGctgcaaaggcccgggcctagggtggcaaagttCAGGGGGTATCGTTCCACCTGCTGGCTGCATCTGCAATAGGGGCCGCGCAGGAGATTTTGACAGGTCTTGAATTTTTGAATCTCCGCCCGCTCACTCCCCAGTGCCTGCATTTGGGGGATCAACACCAGAGAAACAACAGAGAGTAGGTGAGAGAGATACAAGCAGGTGGCGGTGCGTGCGGGGGTTTGGCACAGGGACATGTCAGCTTTAAATAGGATGGGAGTGCACAAAGTGAAAAGAATAggtgcaattggtcttttttttttgcactttctggCTTCCTCTCTACTAGAATTGGCACACATCTCTGGGCAtaatttcagagcacagagataTGTGGCTGCCCTTGTAAATGCAGTGCTGCATGAATTCTGCAGccttgtattcatgaggggcaggatGGAAAGCATGTAGATGCAGATGTCAAACATAGTCTGATgtttaaaaatatagttttccATCATGTTTCCTGAACACAATTGTGGTCCATCAAATGAGGACAATGTCACAAAACTGAATGTTAGCCTGTTTCATGTATTTCTGTTTCCCCAAGCTGAGGTTTCAGTTCTGTTGTATTTATCCCTGCACAGCAGCATAGAAACGCTGGCCCAGAAGCTCAATAATTTAGTATTTCCCTCAGGAAGTGCAACagtaagcagcacagagcacactCCTAGCTCATAGGAATActgctgagtcactgcaccaAAATTAGTCTGGGCCTAACTCCGGGCTTCTCTGTTCAGCTGCTTGAAGCCAGGACAACGTGCCACCTACCCAGcaatttttaatgttactgtacAGCAAGAAAAACTCAGGTAAATGTTACACAGCTGTATTGTGCCAAGTTGTGTCTCTTTTACAGCAAAAAAAGCAAAACCGTTACAGAACGTGGTGCCAAGAAAGATGCAAGAGCGCAGGCAatatttttcttcccttttttcctggactgtaactgCGCCATACTGTAGTGTCTATAGTGGActtaagaaaattaaaattaaaatcttgAAGCATTCATAAACTGTGTTTGTACATTATTagcacatttttgaaaaatcaatgacatataataaatatatacagttataaagGATCCCAACAAAAGAAGGAAAAACGTGTTTAGTCTCctaaaacagtaacaccaaaaaaagtgttctAAAGGAATGacactataatgtactgttggcctgcactggtacaactggtgtgtttgcgtcagaaacgcaaccaggggtgtatttatattaaggcaccagagggcctgtgcctagggcggcaggttttgggggacAGCATTCGGGTGCCtataaactaattttttaaatttaaaaaacatattgccCAGCCTCTTCcacagatttccataggaaatgtagctcttaaagttaccagaaacGCCCCtggatggtcttcctgtaattccaagctttctgtataatgggtttccagataatggatctcatacctgtactacaaaccTGCTTTGGTCTAGTCTCTCCTCAAGTCTTGCTTCAATACAGTAGAAATATGCAGTTACTTACATAGTGCTGGACTGATatacaaaataggccctggcatttcagctacacagaggcccaaacagcacatcaccagtccaataaatagtgcctgtctatggcaacttacagcagcccctctggcatttgccagaacccacagattgccagtccgggcctggctttCAATCATTTGGGCCTCCAGATGGCTCACTGGGTAGCAGAACTGGGGTCCTAGTGATTCGAGCGAATGTGACAGGGCCATTTGGCTGAATGGTGAACAAtggtagactagaaatgttgtacattatgttttgggctttacCAGCACAagacaaccacagtcctttagcagtaatgatctgtgtctccaaagatgccccagtagctccccattttcttttctactgAACTGGACTGCTGTCAGTTACTAAGCTTGGCCACCGACGCACAATATGGTGCATatacaaaggcctgggcctagggcggtgaaattttaggggcggcatgccgcccagccgcatcctaaAGTGTACGGGGAATACAGCGTTCCCCAGTGATATGATGTGCACTTGCACTGGGAGGGGGAATGGTGCTAGGATCCAGAGGCCTTGGGGCGCCATGAGAGAAATCCAGCGAAATCACTATATAagtacttatcagccttatatcgtgacttttctattctgtatatgcaATACAGAATAGAAAAGTCacgctataaggctgattagtacttaatacagaaaattactacatggcagctcagaaaccagtgcaactagcatcagcatttaataatcagtcctgtagcatcagcttatattacagaccagaGGCGACCCAGTCGGCCAGCTCGCCCTCACTTCCCCCGTCGATTGCGCAGTGACGTCACATGCAAGTGCGTTGATGGGGCGCCGTGACGTGCATGCACGCAGACTACACAAGCGTATGTGCTGCATGACGCAGACGCTCGCGTAAGTGAGAGTTAAGTCTGGCGAGTAGTACAAGAGCAACctctttttctgcttgattatatgcgacgacccctaagcttagcttctcaacagcagctcagagcccactgagcatgtgagtgtcacagacactttccaagatggtgaccccctgtgacaagtttgaagtcctggatcattgctgctattgagaagctgaaactttaggctggtgcaataagttcagtatataaaatatggcattttaaaccatattaatttttaggattttgttCTGCTTTAACCATTATATATGAGATTGTGAATGTCAGCTTTGCATGTAGTGAgaatatttcccccagcacagaGAGAGACTCGAGTGTTTGTTGCTATCACCTATCCATGAATATTTCTACATGTGCTGTCAGACAAGAACAATATGCATTATAGCCAGTTAGTGCCTTTAATAGACTAATGGCTGGAGAGGTCATTTAGAAAGGCTTTCTGTAAGGGAATTACTCGGATTATTTGAAGCCTGATGCATTTAGCCATCCTCTCTGTCTCAGGCAggagaaaaaaacagtttatctGGTGAATGTGATAATCCTGATATAAACCAGATACATCAATTTGCCGTTTGTGTGAATAGCTTCTGTAATACGTAATCTCTAAGTGGTTTGATAACCAGATGATGCAGGGGTTCCTAGTAATCAAGGCACTCCAGTAAAgaagatttcttttttaattacaataacCAGATATGAATACTACTGGCTTTTTATAATcacagctacaactcccagcttctAGTTCTCAATCAGATACTTGGAATTGAGCTTGGAGGTTGCTATATCTAGGATGGGGGAGGTTCAGCATTAATACTATGGCACATAGCATTTCACTGCTGCTATTTTCTTGGGAGAAAGTAGAGTTGAGAAATGGCTGGGAACAGGGATTGTAACAAtcttcttaaagaaacagtaacaccaacaaatgaaagtgtcctaaagttaGAGTCCTACGCGGAACCAATTTTTAAGACCCGGACCTGAACCCGCAACTTGCATATTTATCTGCTACCCGACCTGTCCTGCAgctgccttatccgcaactcaATCCGCAAATTGCTGACCACTATTAAACATGAAGTGCTGGTGCGGCAAACCAAAAGTGACATCATCACAAATAGGTGGAGACAGAAACAAAGTTATATAAAATTTAGACAATATAACATTAGATgagaaatatagatgagacccgcaacccaaccCACAGACCCGCACCCGACAATCCTACCTTCATCCTGCAAGGTTTTtacgctgcaggactctacctaaagtaatacaaatataatgtactgttgtgctgcactggcaaaactggtgtgtttgcttcagaaacacaacaatagtttatataaacaagctgctgtgtagccatggggggagccatgcaaaagttgaaaaaggagaaaatgcacaggatacacagcagataacagataagtgctgtaGCATACAATGCagaccttatctgttatcaaccATGTGTCCTAATGATTGAATAGCTGCTCCTATgtctacacagaagcttatttatttacactagagttgtttttctgaagtaaacaccccagttttgccagtgcagggcacccgTACATTATATtgcctgttcctttaaatgcaaactTGCAAACATAGTAAAATGTTGCCTATTGTAGTAGTCTGCTGGTGCAGGAAGGCTTctatacaaaatgtataaagtATTACTGCTATACGTGTAGGTCTGCATAAatactacagtatattccttCTTCTATAGCAGATCTAAGATTATATAGGGTTGTACAGATAATTTTACAAGCACGATAAGTACAATAAATCGTTGTGCTATAGAGGTTACAATCCAAGGTTAGTACTGAAAGCAAACATAGACAAAAAGTAGACTCAAACCCAAGCCTCTCTAAGTCACATTAAACTTATGTTACCACTTCAGGCCATTGTCACAAAGGTAAATTAGTAACTGATTCTTGAAGCTGACTAGAAAAGGGTGTCACAGGTGACTGCTCCTAACGTCCCTGTTTGATATATTGTATGTTTCATTCCAGAGCTAGCAATGGCCCTCCATGTGATCGTTATGGCTGCCagtatgcttaaaggaacagttcagtgtaaaaataaaaactgggcaaatagataggctgtgcaaaataaaaaatatttctaatatagttagttagcctaaaatgtaatgtaaaggctggagtaactggatgtgtaacataatagccagaacactacttcctgcttttcagctctcttggtttccactgattggttaccaggcagcaaccaatcagtgacttgaggggggggcacatgggtcataactgtttgcttttaaacctgagctgcatgctgaggatcaattgcaaactcacttaacagaTTTGTACCATGTGGCCAtattggctgtttggtatccctatgtggactggcaagcGACAGGAGACTCGTTTTGGCAGTAcacttaatttttatgcaaccaaaacttgccattAATGCAATCTGATATTTTATCAAGTAGACCACCTCTGCTCCTGCCATAGAGACGTACATTGTAGAAGCACAGGAAATTGCAAGGCATAAAGGTAACAAGCCCGAGTTCACAGCTGCTGAGAGATTAAACCCTATTAACTGTAATGCTCCCTGGCGCTCAAGCTGCATCAGCAGATTTCAGCCTAACATGCAGTTGCAAAGGTATTAATGGATTGTCATATATTACAGGACAAATCCCtgggtgaaaatgaaaatagATTCTCTAGCACTCCCTCTGTGGAATCAGCAGGTTCTGTCCTTTGCTGGTAGGGATCTCTCGCATCTGTCTTTTCCAAATAACTTGTGCATTGTAATAAATATTAGTTAGTGTGTGTCCAAGCAACATCAACTGCATCGGTCTTTAAAAATAGTAGTATTCTGGATGTCAGAAAGCAAGGTTAGTGAGATGAGATGATACCTGCAGCAGTGGCATAACAGTATGAGAATGGATAATTGCTCTGGTATAGCAACTATAGTGTaatgcagggtatcccaaacccagaacaaactccaAACTCCCATCTtggccctccgctactcagatgtcgccaggtcttatAGAGGGAGAACCCTCTGAGTGAGCAAGGGAACCAAGGTAATCTTGTAGAATAGGAAACCAGGAacgtagtcaaaagccaggctggGTCGGTAACAAACAGTCAATATGGTACAGAAGCAGAAGACGTAGGAATGGTCGGAGTCACAtgccaggtcaaacacaccagaatCGCAGCAGAAAAAGAGTAGTCAAAACCGGCAATAATCAGGACAGAACGCAAACAGGACGGCTGGTGACGCAACATTCGGGAACTTCCAAATAGATCCGAAAACTGCCAAGCGTGTGAAACCCGGAAGAAGCTCATTCACCGGCGAAGAAATGAAGAGGACagacgtggcgggcgtccccagaGATGGTGCAGTGGGTGTCCCCGTTGCACCCCCATAAGACCACCAGGCAAGGTTCTCacatatagtagggagagatggtgtctatagtaacagtggataatagtctctgggaagggagtgtgactgtgggatagcaggtatagtagggagagatggtgcctatagtaacagtggataatagtctctaggaagggagtgtgactgtgggatagcagatatagtaggaagagatggtgcctatagtaacagtggataatagtctctgggaagggagtgtgactgtggtatagcaggtatagtaggaagagatggtgtctatagtaacagtgggataatagtctctgggaaggggcagtggaatagcaggtatagtagagagatggtgcctatagtaaccgtgggataatagtctctgggaagcgagtgtgactgtgggatagcaggtatagtagggagagatggtgcctatagtaacagtggataatagtctctgggtagggactgtgactgtgggatagcaggtatagtagggagagatggtgcctatagtaattgggataatagtctctgggaagggagtgtgactgtggtatagcaggtatagtagggagagatggtgcctatagtaacagtggataatagtctctgggaagggagtgtgactgtggtatagcaggtatagtagggagagaattttattaaaatattaaacaattacaaaagaaatacaattacatgtcaatcagatcagaagtaagcaataaatcaataatacatcaaaaaggaaaataaacattcctGCAAAGCATCATGTTTCCGAGATTTCTCAGTTTCCACACCATTTTCCCTCCCTGCACCCATCAGCCCATAAACAAGATTTAACATTCTGGTTATGTTCATATAATGCGTATCAGGAGCCATctttatgtttcttatttaaagacTTGTCTGAACTTTTGCCTCCTGATCTTTTCACCTGAATCCTTATACCTGTCTCATGGCTCTCAATCCCTCCTTCctccgcctcctcctcctcaagggACTCCCAATCTGCCTCCTGGGATTCAGAAATCTCTTCCCTCTTACTCTTTTTCCTACTGGAAATAACGAAAGGGAGACCTTTCCTTTTCTCAGGTGTTTCCTCTATTctcgcctcttcttcctctgccaatTCCCCCCATGATTTCCCccctggcaaaacaaacctattttcagtttcaatggtAATTACATCAGGGCACTTATTCTCTTTAACTTTCTTCTTTGATTTGCTGCCCACCACTTTCCACTCATCCCTTCCTCTCCCCTTCTCCTGGGACATCAGtacctttgtttttttattcccttCACTCTTCCCTGTGTCACTCTTCCTTCCATCTTTCTCTGCCTCCTTCCCTCTCACCTCTGTTTGGGGCCCTCTAGCTGTTTCTCTTACCCCTTCTGTTCTCTCCTCCCTCCTTGTCTCAGTCTGTGGCAGGTTCTCCCCTGGCATTGGGGTGCTCATCTCCTGTGCCAAATTGGGACAAGCTCGCTGAATGTTGCCCCAGGCTTCGGGGCATGATCTATAAGCATGGCCTGACTTCATGCACAGGTTACACTTTATTGCCTGGACACATTCTTTGCTCGGGTGCCCAGTCTCCCCACACAAAGCACatttctgtacattacatttcatgACATAATGCCTGTTGGACCCACATTTATAGCATAGTCTGGGCTGACCCACATAGAAGCAGACACCCCttgttttcccaatgaaaaacGAATTTGGGAGATGACTCTGAATATTGTGCTCTACATGCAGTTTAACTTGGACTTTATATCCCCCCGTCCAGAAACCCTCCTCATCAAACAGTCGCACCAGGGGGGATAAGACAGAGCACTGGCGCCTGAGCCATATGAGGACATCCTGCTCATGTACCGTCTCATTCTTCATCATTATAGTCACAACTTTAGTTTCAGGTTTGGAGACAGGTATTACCCTAAACCCCTCCCACTCCTTGGCCTCTTTCTTCAGATGATACCTCCTCCAGAATTCCTCCAACCCTTGGGATAATTTAAAACTGACGTCAAATTCAATATCTGTGACACTTGTTAGAGCATAAATATCTTGTGGGGTGAAATCCAACAACTGTTTAAATCTCTTCCCTCTTACTCTTTTTCCTACTGGAAATAACGAAAGGGAGACCTTTCCTTTTCTCAGGTGTTTCCTCTATTctcgcctcttcttcctctgccaatTCCCCCCATGATTTCCCccctggcaaaacaaacctattttcagtttcaatggtAATTACATCAGGGCACTTATTCTCTTTAACTTTCTTCTTTGATTTGCTGCCCACCACTTTCCACTCATCCCTTCCTCTCCCCTTCTCATGGGACATCAGtacctttgtctttttattcccttcactcttccctgtgtctctcttccttccatctttCTCTGCCTCCTTCCCTCTCACCTCTGTTTGGGGCCCTCTAGCTGTTTCTCTTACCCCTTCTGTTCTCTCCTCCCTCCTTGTCTCAGTCTGTGGCAGGTTCTCCCCTGGCATTGGGGTGCTCATCTCCTGTGCCAAATTGGGACAAGCTCGCTGAATGTTGCCCCAGGCTTCGGGGCATGATCTATAAGCATGGCCTGACTTCATGCACAGGTTACACTTTATTGCCTGGACACATTCTTTGCTCGGGTGCCCAGTCTCCCCACACAAAGCACatttctgtacattacatttcatgACATAATGCCTGTTGGACCCACATTTATAGCATAGTCTGGGCTGACCCACATAGAAGCAGACACCCCttgttttcccaatgaaaaacGAATTTGGGAGATGACTCTGAATATTGTGCTCTACATGCAGTTTAACTTGGACTTTATATCCCCCCGTCCAGAAACCCTCCTCATCAAACAGTCGCACCAGGGGGGATAAGACAGAGCACTGGCGCCTGAGCCATATGAGGACATCCTGCTCATGTACCGTCTCATTCTTCATCATTATAGTCACAACTTTAGTTTCAGGTTTGGAGACAGGTATTACCCTAAACCCCTCCCACTCCTTGGCCTCTTTCTTCAGATGATACCTCCTCCAGAATTCCTCCAACCCTTGGGATAATTTAAAACTGACGTCAAATTCAATATCTGTGACACTTGTTAGAGCATAAATATCTTGTGGGGTGAAATCCAACAACTGTTTAAATCTCTTCCCTCTTACTCTTTTTCCTACTGGAAATAACGAAAGGGAGACCTTTCCTTTTCTCAGGTGTTTCCTCTATTctcgcctcttcttcctctgccaatTCCCCCCATGATTTCCCccctggcaaaacaaacctattttcagtttcaatggtAATTACATCAGGGCACTTATTCTCTTTAACTTTCTTCTTTGATTTGCTGCCCACCACTTTCCACTCATCCCTTCCTCTCCCCTTCTCATGGGACATCAGtacctttgtctttttattcccttcactcttccctgtgtctctcttccttccatctttCTCTGCCTCCTTCCCTCTCACCTCTGTTTGGGGCCCTCTAGCTGTTTCTCTTACCCCTTCTGTTCTCTCCTCCCTCCTTGTCTCAGTCTGTGGCAGGTTCTCCCCTGGCATTGGGGTGCTCATCTCCTGTGCCAAATTGGGACAAGCTCGCTGAATGTTGCCCCAGGCTTCGGGGCATGATCTATAAGCATGGCCTGACTTCATGCACAGGTTACACTTTATTGCCTGGACACATTCTTTGCTCGGGTGCCCAGTCTCCCCACACAAAGCACatttctgtacattacatttcatgACATAATGCCTGTTGGACCCACATTTATAGCATAGTCTGGGCTGACCCACATAGAAGCAGACACCCCttgttttcccaatgaaaaacGAATTTGGGAGATGACTCTGAATATTGTGCTCTACATGCAGTTTAACTTGGACTTTATATCCCCCCGTCCAGAAACCCTCCTCATCAAACAGTCGCACCAGGGGGGATAAGACAGAGCACTGGCGCCTGAGCCATATGAGGACATCCTGCTCATGTACCGTCTCATTCTTCATCATTATAGTCACAACTTTAGTTTCAGGTTTGGAGACAGGTATTACCCTAAACCCCTCCCACTCCTTGGCCTCTTTCTTCAGATGATACCTCCTCCAGAATTCCTCCAACCCTTGGGATAATTTAAAACTGACGTCAAATTCAATATCTGTGACACTTGTTAGAGCATAAATATCTTGTGGGGTGAAATCCAACAactgtttaattatgtttctggCAACAAACCTGCGCCCCGGGAaattctctctctcattctcccacttaattttaactacatttattctcttatCAATCTGATCATCAGAGTCATCTTCCCTCTCACGTGCGAAGAACCTCCTCCCTTCCCAAACATTACCACCAGCAGCCCTCTCACTCCCACCTTGCACATTGCTTTCCCCAgcagaataaacaccatttttccctcccctcccccactcacttGCATTGCATCAACCACATGCACCTCAGCTGCACCTCTCTCTGCAACTTGCTCCACACTGCCCCCAGCACTCACAGCATTCATTGCACTCACTCCCCCTTCAGCCAAAGCAGCCTCATCACTCACATGCATTGTATTAATTGCATTAACTGCATTCACCTGCACCTCACTGCCCCCAGCACTCACAGCAGCTGCACACACATTATCAGTATGGTTATCATTATCAGTATGGTTATCAGGATTATTTTCAACActattatattgtgtaatgtCTGTAGCACTGCTACATTCAGCAACAGTTTTTGAACCCTCTGTTTCGTTAAGCAGTTCAGCAACTTTAAGCAGAGTCTCAGCAGTCACTTTGCCTTCCTGCATCACCTTAAACCTCTGCCGGTTGCCATAAAGCTCCTTCCATGGCTCAATAACATTCAGAATGTCTTTAATGTAAGTCTCTGTCTCCTTCAAATCCTTATCAAGGAAAGTCAACTCCCGTAAAGCCTGGTTTCTCCTCTCTCCTTTCAGCGACTGCAGTTCATCTATCAGATTATCAATGTCTCTGTTTAAACAGTTTTGTTTATCTTCCAAACTCCTCAAGTCCTCCAATGCTTTAATAATAGTGTCATACTGTATCACAGTCTCAGTCACTTTGGGAACATTCCCTAAGCCATCTCTAATATATGACTTTGAATgtagaatagcaggtatagtagggtatAATTGCCTACGGTGGCAATGGGATAATTGCTGCTGGGCAGTGTATAATGTGATAGCTAGTATAGTTGTAGAATATTAACAAAAAAGGCAAGGCATCAAAAAGTAGGGCTGAACTTCAGTCTTGAGTGCCAGGCCCGGACCGGCAATATGGCAAGAGGAGAGTGAAGAAGCTGCTAAGGAGGTAAGtcccactgaacaccaatggctttttttaacttttaacttttagggtggtgacgcttagattcggggagacGTATGAATCAGAAGTATCGGTTTAGaagagaaagaaacaaaatagTGATATAGGAAACAGAATATGATTAAAAATGGATGAAATTTTAAGAAACGAGGGCATGAAAGAGGcattaaacacagaacaaataaGTTGGGATTTGCATATGGATCAAATGCCTGGCAAATGCTCTCACCAGGAACTTCTGCTGTAAAGTCTCAGCAGTGCATAATCCAGTCTGTAATGTCACACAGGGAAAGCAGCAGGCCACAGCCAATGACCTTGGCTCACTTGCTAAAGATTTACCTTAGCAGACTGGAAAACAGACAGACATAATATACAAGAGTACTTAGACACAAGCACCTTTAACGAATAGGCTTAATTTGCACACCAACGGCATCTATTTTACCATGACTACAACAGTGGTTGTCGCTGTAAATGACCCTAAAATATTGACCAATAGATTACAAATGGGAAGAGGGGATAGGAAAAGGACAGCGGTATTAGAGTAATAGGTAAAGAGTAATTATGAGACCTGATTCAAGAATGGTCGGTatgtggggttttctggataaggtgtcttaaaggagtggtt
This sequence is a window from Xenopus laevis strain J_2021 chromosome 7S, Xenopus_laevis_v10.1, whole genome shotgun sequence. Protein-coding genes within it:
- the LOC121396043 gene encoding uncharacterized protein LOC121396043; translated protein: MMKNETVHEQDVLIWLRRQCSVLSPLVRLFDEEGFWTGGYKVQVKLHVEHNIQSHLPNSFFIGKTRGVCFYVGQPRLCYKCGSNRHYVMKCNVQKCALCGETGHPSKECVQAIKCNLCMKSGHAYRSCPEAWGNIQRACPNLAQEMSTPMPGENLPQTETRREERTEGVRETARGPQTEVRGKEAEKDGRKRDTGKSEGNKKTKVLMSHEKGRGRDEWKVVGSKSKKKVKENKCPDVITIETENRFVLPGGKSWGELAEEEEARIEETPEKRKGLPFVISSRKKSKREEI